Proteins encoded by one window of Salvia splendens isolate huo1 chromosome 7, SspV2, whole genome shotgun sequence:
- the LOC121741950 gene encoding probable aspartic proteinase GIP2 isoform X1: MANSVPLLVSCLLVIISVSLAQTSFRPRGLVLPVRKDASTQQYVTAIDQRTPLVRVNLVVHLGGQYLWVDCDNNYSSSTYRPARCRSAQCSLAGATGCGDCFNGPRPGCNNNTCGLTPDNPFIRTATGGELAEDAVSVRSTDGSNPGRTVTVPRFLFVCAPTLLIQGLAGSATGLAGLGRARVGMPSLFSAAFSFRRKFAICLSGSTRSDGVILFGDSPYNFIRVPAPLDAGASLAYTPLFVNPVSTAGAYSQGEASTEYFIRIRSVRVNNSPVAVNATLLDIDAEGNGGAKISTVNQYTLLETSIYRAVVDAFSRATTGIRRAPAVAPFEVCYESGSVGSTRVGPGVPNIDLVLQGEGAVWTWTGSNSMVYVNDDVLCLAVVDGGANPRTAVVIGGHQIEDNLLQFDLAASRLGFSNTLLGRQTTCANFNFTSIA; the protein is encoded by the coding sequence ATGGCAAATTCAGTTCCATTGCTTGTGAGTTGTTTATTAGTAATAATCTCAGTTAGCTTGGCCCAAACATCCTTCCGACCTCGTGGTCTTGTGCTTCCCGTTAGAAAAGACGCCTCCACTCAACAATACGTTACCGCAATCGACCAACGGACCCCGTTAGTCCGCGTAAACCTGGTCGTCCACCTGGGCGGCCAGTACTTATGGGTCGATTGCGATAACAACTACTCTTCATCCACCTACAGGCCCGCCCGTTGTCGCTCCGCCCAATGCTCATTGGCTGGAGCCACAGGGTGCGGGGACTGTTTCAACGGGCCTCGGCCCGGTTGCAACAACAACACTTGCGGCCTCACTCCCGACAACCCCTTCATCCGCACTGCCACGGGCGGGGAGCTGGCTGAGGACGCCGTGTCGGTCCGGTCAACCGACGGGTCAAACCCGGGCCGTACCGTCACCGTCCCTAGATTTCTATTCGTCTGCGCGCCGACGTTGCTAATCCAGGGCCTGGCAGGATCAGCGACGGGCCTCGCAGGCCTGGGCCGAGCCCGCGTGGGGATGCCGTCGCTATTTTCCGCGGCGTTTAGTTTCCGCCGCAAATTCGCAATCTGCCTCTCGGGGTCCACGAGGTCGGACGGCGTGATTTTATTCGGGGACAGTCCGTACAACTTCATCCGCGTCCCTGCGCCTTTAGACGCGGGGGCGTCCCTGGCGTACACGCCCCTGTTCGTGAACCCGGTGAGCACGGCAGGGGCGTACTCGCAGGGGGAGGCCTCGACCGAGTACTTCATCAGGATCAGATCAGTCCGGGTCAACAACAGCCCCGTGGCTGTCAACGCAACGCTCCTCGACATCGATGCCGAGGGCAATGGAGGGGCCAAAATAAGCACAGTCAACCAGTACACACTGCTCGAGACCTCAATCTACAGAGCAGTGGTGGATGCTTTCTCCAGAGCCACGACAGGGATCAGGAGGGCCCCGGCCGTGGCGCCGTTTGAGGTGTGCTACGAGAGCGGGAGCGTGGGGAGCACGAGGGTGGGGCCGGGGGTGCCGAACATAGACCTGGTGCTGCAGGGGGAGGGAGCGGTGTGGACGTGGACGGGgtcgaactcgatggtgtatgTGAACGACGACGTTTTGTGTCTGGCGGTGGTGGACGGGGGAGCGAATCCGAGGACGGCGGTGGTGATAGGAGGGCATCAGATTGAGGACAACTTGCTGCAGTTCGATCTGGCGGCGTCGAGGTTGGGGTTTAGTAACACGCTGTTGGGGCGACAAACTACGTGTGCTAACTTCAACTTCACGTCCATTGCGTAG
- the LOC121741950 gene encoding probable aspartic proteinase GIP2 isoform X2, giving the protein MANSVPLLVSCLLVIISVSLAQTSFRPRGLVLPVRKDASTQQYVTAIDQRTPLVRVNLVVHLGGQYLWVDCDNNYSSSTYRPARCRSAQCSLAGATGCGDCFNGPRPGCNNNTCGLTPDNPFIRTATGGELAEDAVSVRSTDGSNPGRTVTVPRFLFVCAPTLLIQGLAGSATGLAGLGRARVGMPSLFSAAFSFRRKFAICLSGSTRSDGVILFGDSPYNFIRVPAPLDAGASLAYSQGEASTEYFIRIRSVRVNNSPVAVNATLLDIDAEGNGGAKISTVNQYTLLETSIYRAVVDAFSRATTGIRRAPAVAPFEVCYESGSVGSTRVGPGVPNIDLVLQGEGAVWTWTGSNSMVYVNDDVLCLAVVDGGANPRTAVVIGGHQIEDNLLQFDLAASRLGFSNTLLGRQTTCANFNFTSIA; this is encoded by the exons ATGGCAAATTCAGTTCCATTGCTTGTGAGTTGTTTATTAGTAATAATCTCAGTTAGCTTGGCCCAAACATCCTTCCGACCTCGTGGTCTTGTGCTTCCCGTTAGAAAAGACGCCTCCACTCAACAATACGTTACCGCAATCGACCAACGGACCCCGTTAGTCCGCGTAAACCTGGTCGTCCACCTGGGCGGCCAGTACTTATGGGTCGATTGCGATAACAACTACTCTTCATCCACCTACAGGCCCGCCCGTTGTCGCTCCGCCCAATGCTCATTGGCTGGAGCCACAGGGTGCGGGGACTGTTTCAACGGGCCTCGGCCCGGTTGCAACAACAACACTTGCGGCCTCACTCCCGACAACCCCTTCATCCGCACTGCCACGGGCGGGGAGCTGGCTGAGGACGCCGTGTCGGTCCGGTCAACCGACGGGTCAAACCCGGGCCGTACCGTCACCGTCCCTAGATTTCTATTCGTCTGCGCGCCGACGTTGCTAATCCAGGGCCTGGCAGGATCAGCGACGGGCCTCGCAGGCCTGGGCCGAGCCCGCGTGGGGATGCCGTCGCTATTTTCCGCGGCGTTTAGTTTCCGCCGCAAATTCGCAATCTGCCTCTCGGGGTCCACGAGGTCGGACGGCGTGATTTTATTCGGGGACAGTCCGTACAACTTCATCCGCGTCCCTGCGCCTTTAGACGCGGGGGCGTCCCTGGCGTAC TCGCAGGGGGAGGCCTCGACCGAGTACTTCATCAGGATCAGATCAGTCCGGGTCAACAACAGCCCCGTGGCTGTCAACGCAACGCTCCTCGACATCGATGCCGAGGGCAATGGAGGGGCCAAAATAAGCACAGTCAACCAGTACACACTGCTCGAGACCTCAATCTACAGAGCAGTGGTGGATGCTTTCTCCAGAGCCACGACAGGGATCAGGAGGGCCCCGGCCGTGGCGCCGTTTGAGGTGTGCTACGAGAGCGGGAGCGTGGGGAGCACGAGGGTGGGGCCGGGGGTGCCGAACATAGACCTGGTGCTGCAGGGGGAGGGAGCGGTGTGGACGTGGACGGGgtcgaactcgatggtgtatgTGAACGACGACGTTTTGTGTCTGGCGGTGGTGGACGGGGGAGCGAATCCGAGGACGGCGGTGGTGATAGGAGGGCATCAGATTGAGGACAACTTGCTGCAGTTCGATCTGGCGGCGTCGAGGTTGGGGTTTAGTAACACGCTGTTGGGGCGACAAACTACGTGTGCTAACTTCAACTTCACGTCCATTGCGTAG